In Thermus islandicus DSM 21543, a genomic segment contains:
- a CDS encoding NADP-dependent phosphogluconate dehydrogenase → MRLIGLGRMGLGMARRLRGKGLAVSGFDPSPEARARAAAAGIPVADSLEALARAPGDPRLFWLMVPHEAVEGVLEALIPLLRPGDRVADGGNSFYKESRRRAQSLSERGVGFVDVGVSGGVRGEVEGYGLMVGGEAAHVRAFWSYLVALAPEGGGLVHAGGPGAGHYAKMVHNAVEYGLMEAYAEGVELLAAGRELGLDPAQVVAAWRQGTIVRGFLLDRLAEVLAEGVEGIAPVVAETGEARWALMEALERRVSLPAVAQALFARLESQDQTGLRLRVLAALRRAFGGHEVVGE, encoded by the coding sequence ATGCGGCTCATCGGTTTGGGCAGGATGGGTCTCGGCATGGCCCGGAGGCTCAGGGGGAAGGGCCTCGCCGTTTCGGGCTTTGACCCGAGCCCGGAGGCCCGGGCCCGCGCTGCGGCGGCGGGAATCCCCGTGGCCGATAGCCTCGAGGCCCTGGCCCGGGCCCCGGGCGACCCCCGGCTCTTCTGGCTCATGGTGCCCCACGAGGCAGTGGAGGGGGTCCTGGAGGCCCTCATCCCCCTCCTCCGTCCGGGAGACCGGGTGGCGGACGGGGGCAACAGCTTCTACAAGGAGAGCAGGCGCCGGGCCCAGTCCCTTTCGGAGCGGGGCGTGGGCTTCGTGGACGTGGGCGTCTCCGGGGGGGTTCGCGGGGAGGTGGAGGGCTACGGGCTCATGGTGGGGGGGGAGGCGGCCCACGTGAGGGCCTTCTGGTCCTACCTGGTGGCCCTGGCCCCCGAGGGGGGCGGCCTGGTCCACGCCGGGGGGCCGGGGGCGGGCCACTACGCCAAGATGGTGCACAACGCCGTGGAATACGGCCTCATGGAGGCCTACGCCGAGGGGGTGGAGCTCCTCGCCGCCGGTAGGGAGCTCGGCCTGGACCCGGCCCAGGTGGTGGCCGCCTGGCGCCAGGGCACCATCGTCCGGGGCTTCCTCCTGGACCGCCTCGCCGAGGTGCTGGCGGAAGGCGTGGAGGGGATCGCCCCCGTGGTGGCCGAGACGGGGGAGGCCCGCTGGGCCCTCATGGAGGCCCTGGAGAGGCGGGTGAGCCTTCCCGCCGTTGCCCAGGCCCTCTTCGCCAGGCTGGAGAGCCAGGACCAGACGGGGCTCCGCCTCCGGGTCTTGGCCGCCCTGCGCCGCGCCTTTGGCGGGCACGAGGTGGTGGGGGAATGA
- a CDS encoding universal stress protein, which translates to MPSGEGGCRMFRRILVGYDGSEMAKKALLAALELARVFGGEVLALAVVRPPEFAELGVELQGVLEEVQGPLAEAFDFANREAERVGVPLRTRSQVGHPAETLARVAEDEGFDLIVLGRRGLTPVQRWMLGSVSERVLRYAPCAVLVVH; encoded by the coding sequence ATGCCCTCAGGGGAAGGAGGGTGTAGGATGTTTCGTAGAATTCTGGTAGGATACGATGGTTCAGAGATGGCCAAAAAAGCCCTGTTGGCCGCTTTAGAGCTGGCCCGGGTGTTTGGGGGTGAGGTCTTGGCCTTGGCGGTGGTCCGACCCCCGGAGTTCGCTGAGCTCGGGGTGGAGTTGCAAGGGGTACTGGAGGAGGTCCAGGGCCCTCTCGCCGAGGCTTTTGACTTTGCCAACCGCGAGGCGGAGAGGGTGGGCGTTCCCTTGCGTACCCGAAGCCAGGTGGGTCACCCGGCGGAAACCCTGGCCCGGGTAGCGGAGGACGAGGGGTTTGACCTCATCGTGCTCGGGCGTCGGGGCCTTACCCCCGTGCAACGTTGGATGCTGGGGTCGGTCTCCGAGCGGGTGTTGCGCTACGCCCCGTGCGCCGTGCTGGTGGTGCACTGA
- a CDS encoding glycoside hydrolase family 15 protein: MEAFGKPGLPPTWATSDKDRVGTALGTSRLWFTLGHGILNEVFWPSVGRPQIRDLGFIVAREGFWREVKREARYRILEEDPASPLVEVVHEGEGYRLHLALVPDPGRDALLVGFRLEGEGFCLYPLLAPHLGGSGWGNTAWVEEGALLAKKGEEALALLGPFARGSAGYVGFSDGWQDFAKNGAMTWTFPRAEDGNVALMGEVREAEGTLALAFASTPEGAKTLAKGALAEGLEGVRRRVEALWRRELGDLDLKGPEPALEALARRSFLVLRAHEDRTYPGALVASLSVPWGNARDDPGGYHLVWTRDAVEAAFALLALGRLEDVGRVLAYLAATQDGDGHWAQNFFPDGRPYWQGVQLDEAAFPVLLAAALKERGGLPEGAARAMVRLAAGFLAREGPVSPQDRWEENPGLSPFTLAATVAALAAATLYGFLEGAEAEYALSLADCWNARIEEWTYVEGTALDLAHATRGHYVRLSPPGPLGLRGRVEVRNREGVSLEPAALVGLEFLELVRLGLRPPDDARVLDSLRLADALLRVETPTGFFYHRYPEDGYGEHEDGRPFDGRGKGRAWPLLTGERGMAAFLLGDDPLPYLRSMAGGTGRGGLIPEQVWDAEPIPERNLFPGKPTGSAQPLLWAHAEYLKLYLAWREGKAPPERLGRVAARYLGGGGRPRMRHFRREVPLGALAPGEGLLVEEREPFVLHLGVNGWQRVRDVASEPLPFGLHGVLLDLEGAESLEFTFYYPEKGRWAGRDYRISRA; this comes from the coding sequence ATGGAAGCCTTCGGCAAGCCCGGCCTCCCCCCCACCTGGGCCACGAGCGATAAGGACCGGGTGGGCACCGCCCTGGGGACGAGCCGCCTCTGGTTCACCCTGGGGCACGGCATCCTGAACGAGGTCTTCTGGCCCTCGGTGGGGCGGCCCCAGATCCGCGACCTCGGCTTCATCGTGGCTCGGGAGGGCTTCTGGCGCGAGGTGAAGCGGGAGGCCCGCTACCGGATTCTGGAGGAGGACCCCGCCTCCCCCCTGGTGGAGGTGGTGCACGAGGGGGAGGGGTACCGCCTCCACCTCGCCCTCGTGCCCGACCCCGGGCGGGATGCCCTCCTCGTGGGCTTCCGCCTCGAGGGGGAGGGGTTTTGCCTCTACCCCCTCCTCGCCCCTCACCTCGGCGGCAGCGGCTGGGGGAACACTGCGTGGGTGGAGGAGGGGGCCCTACTGGCGAAGAAGGGAGAGGAGGCCCTCGCCCTTCTGGGCCCCTTCGCGCGGGGAAGCGCCGGATATGTGGGCTTCTCCGACGGCTGGCAGGACTTCGCCAAGAACGGGGCCATGACCTGGACCTTCCCCCGGGCCGAAGACGGGAACGTGGCCTTGATGGGGGAGGTGCGGGAGGCCGAGGGGACCCTGGCCCTGGCCTTTGCCTCCACGCCCGAGGGGGCCAAGACCTTGGCGAAAGGCGCCTTGGCCGAGGGATTGGAAGGGGTGCGAAGGCGGGTGGAGGCCCTCTGGCGAAGGGAGCTGGGGGATCTGGACCTGAAGGGCCCCGAACCCGCCCTCGAGGCCCTCGCCCGCCGCTCTTTCCTGGTCCTCAGGGCCCACGAGGACCGCACCTACCCCGGGGCCCTGGTGGCGAGCCTCTCTGTGCCTTGGGGCAACGCCCGGGACGACCCCGGGGGCTACCACCTGGTCTGGACCCGGGACGCGGTGGAGGCGGCCTTTGCCCTCCTGGCCCTGGGCCGCCTCGAGGACGTGGGGCGCGTCCTGGCCTACCTTGCGGCCACGCAGGATGGGGACGGGCACTGGGCGCAGAACTTCTTCCCCGACGGCCGCCCCTACTGGCAGGGTGTTCAGCTGGACGAGGCCGCCTTCCCCGTCCTCCTGGCGGCGGCCCTGAAGGAGCGGGGCGGGCTTCCGGAGGGGGCGGCCCGGGCCATGGTGCGCCTGGCGGCGGGCTTCCTCGCCCGCGAGGGGCCGGTGAGCCCCCAGGACCGCTGGGAGGAGAACCCGGGGCTTTCCCCCTTCACCCTGGCGGCCACGGTGGCCGCCCTGGCTGCGGCCACCCTTTACGGCTTCCTGGAGGGGGCGGAGGCGGAGTACGCCCTTTCCCTCGCCGACTGCTGGAACGCCCGGATAGAGGAGTGGACCTACGTGGAGGGCACCGCGCTGGACCTGGCCCACGCTACCCGGGGCCACTACGTCCGCCTCTCCCCTCCAGGGCCCCTGGGCCTCAGGGGGCGGGTGGAGGTGAGAAACCGGGAAGGGGTGAGCCTGGAGCCCGCGGCCCTGGTGGGGCTTGAGTTTCTGGAGCTCGTCCGCTTGGGCTTAAGGCCCCCGGACGACGCCAGGGTCCTGGACTCCCTCCGTCTCGCCGACGCCCTTCTTCGGGTAGAGACCCCCACAGGCTTCTTCTACCACCGCTATCCCGAGGACGGCTACGGGGAGCACGAGGACGGACGCCCCTTTGACGGCAGAGGCAAGGGAAGGGCCTGGCCCCTCCTCACCGGGGAGCGGGGGATGGCCGCCTTCCTCTTGGGAGACGATCCCTTGCCCTACCTCCGCTCTATGGCGGGCGGCACGGGCCGCGGGGGGCTCATCCCCGAGCAGGTCTGGGACGCCGAGCCCATCCCCGAGCGGAACCTCTTCCCGGGAAAGCCCACGGGGAGCGCTCAGCCCCTCCTCTGGGCCCACGCGGAGTACCTGAAGCTCTACCTGGCCTGGCGGGAGGGCAAGGCACCTCCCGAGCGCCTGGGGCGGGTGGCAGCCCGGTACCTGGGGGGCGGAGGAAGGCCCCGGATGCGCCACTTCCGGCGGGAGGTCCCCCTGGGGGCCCTGGCCCCCGGCGAGGGGCTCCTGGTGGAGGAGAGGGAACCCTTTGTCCTGCACCTGGGGGTTAACGGCTGGCAGCGCGTTCGGGATGTGGCGAGCGAGCCCTTGCCCTTTGGCCTCCACGGGGTGCTTTTGGACCTCGAGGGGGCTGAGAGCCTGGAGTTCACCTTTTATTATCCGGAGAAGGGGCGCTGGGCAGGGCGGGATTACCGGATAAGCAGGGCCTAG
- a CDS encoding MFS transporter, which yields MSLAWRFVLAIGLVSLLADFTYEGGRGISGAFLGTLGATSLLVGAVSGVGEFLGYAVRLLSGQVGEGRRAWLLLYLGYSLNLLALPALAWVGSPYAASLLLFLERLGKGLRTPVRDALLARVGKEVGLGRAFGVHELMDQGGAFLGPLFVALAVAQGGYRLGFAALLVPALLALLLLWRVRGLEPEDPSRSVREPLPRTFFLYLAFALLFALGFAHFQILAFHLERLGAPPAGISLLFALAMGTDALLALLGGLAFERVGFKTLFLVPVLAALATPLVLMGRGPWAWALGCALWGGALGLQESVMRAGVGYLSQGSAWAYGLFDGAFGVAWLLGSLLMGYLYTLSPAHAAWAALALEALALLSLVPLARRGVG from the coding sequence GTGAGCTTGGCTTGGCGTTTCGTGTTGGCCATCGGCCTGGTGAGCCTCCTGGCCGACTTCACCTACGAGGGAGGCCGGGGCATCTCCGGGGCCTTCCTGGGAACCTTGGGGGCTACGAGCCTCCTGGTGGGGGCGGTCTCGGGGGTAGGGGAGTTTCTGGGCTATGCCGTCCGCCTGCTCTCGGGGCAGGTGGGAGAGGGGCGCCGGGCCTGGCTGCTTCTCTACCTGGGGTACAGCCTCAACCTCCTTGCCCTCCCCGCTCTGGCCTGGGTAGGGAGCCCCTACGCCGCGAGCCTCCTTCTCTTCCTGGAAAGGCTGGGCAAGGGGCTGAGGACTCCCGTGCGCGACGCCCTCCTGGCTCGGGTGGGCAAAGAGGTGGGCCTGGGCCGGGCCTTTGGTGTTCACGAGCTCATGGACCAGGGAGGGGCCTTTCTCGGTCCGCTTTTCGTGGCCCTGGCCGTAGCCCAAGGGGGGTACCGGCTGGGCTTCGCGGCTCTACTGGTGCCGGCTCTTTTAGCCCTGCTCCTCCTTTGGCGGGTCCGGGGGCTCGAGCCCGAGGATCCTTCCCGTTCTGTACGGGAACCCCTTCCTCGGACTTTCTTCCTCTACCTGGCCTTTGCCCTCCTCTTCGCCTTGGGCTTCGCTCACTTCCAGATCTTGGCCTTCCACCTGGAGCGGTTGGGGGCGCCCCCGGCAGGGATCTCCCTCCTCTTTGCCTTGGCTATGGGGACCGATGCCCTCCTCGCCCTGCTGGGGGGCCTGGCTTTTGAACGGGTGGGGTTTAAAACCCTTTTCCTCGTGCCCGTCCTGGCCGCCTTGGCCACACCCCTTGTCCTGATGGGGAGGGGTCCCTGGGCCTGGGCCCTGGGGTGCGCCCTGTGGGGAGGGGCCTTGGGCTTACAGGAGAGCGTGATGCGGGCTGGGGTAGGCTACCTCTCCCAGGGTTCGGCCTGGGCCTACGGCCTCTTTGACGGGGCCTTTGGCGTCGCCTGGCTCCTGGGGAGCCTTCTCATGGGCTACCTCTACACCCTTTCCCCCGCCCATGCTGCTTGGGCCGCCCTGGCCCTAGAGGCCCTGGCCCTCCTTTCCCTCGTCCCCTTGGCCCGAAGGGGGGTGGGTTAG
- a CDS encoding glucose-6-phosphate dehydrogenase: MRLVILGFTGDLARRFLVPALLRLLARGEVEGLEVLGLGREAWSESEVLDRLEAFLRALPGTDLKAWAVLRRRTRYLRAELTPEGLRSLRGLEGDAIFYLALPPTLFAQAAEALGALGLAQERTGFRRLVVEKPFGTDLASAKALNRTLHRHFREDQIFRMDHFLGKWAVENLLATRFGNRFLEPVWRGGHVDWVEITYAETLGLEGRAAYYDRAGALRDMLQNHLIQLFALAAMEPPARLSPGSLRARKLEALRAVRPIPEGAKGFAARGQYRGYREEEGVPKDSRTETYAALKLYVDDWRFQGVPFYLRSGKRLAQDRGYVALALSAVPQGCFGEVGRGYLVFWMNPEVGLDLTLFGRSLAGEGLEPHTLRFRPERAPEHTAYEEALLAVFRGDLGHFPSEEEVEAAWAIVDPVLRAWQEGEPEVYPEGSEGPASAQGILEPGHAWLPLGGRE; this comes from the coding sequence GTGAGGCTGGTGATCCTGGGTTTCACGGGGGACCTCGCCCGGAGGTTTTTGGTTCCCGCGCTCCTCCGCCTCCTCGCCCGGGGAGAGGTGGAGGGCCTCGAGGTCCTAGGCCTGGGGAGGGAAGCCTGGAGCGAGAGCGAGGTCCTGGACCGCCTGGAAGCTTTTCTCAGGGCCCTTCCCGGTACTGACCTCAAGGCCTGGGCCGTCCTCCGCCGGCGCACGCGCTACCTCAGGGCGGAGCTCACCCCGGAGGGACTGCGGAGCCTCAGGGGCCTCGAGGGGGACGCCATCTTTTACCTCGCCCTTCCCCCCACCCTCTTCGCCCAGGCAGCGGAGGCCCTCGGGGCCCTCGGCCTTGCCCAGGAGAGGACGGGCTTCCGCAGACTCGTGGTGGAGAAGCCCTTCGGCACCGACCTGGCCTCGGCCAAGGCCCTGAACCGGACCCTCCACCGCCACTTTCGGGAGGACCAGATCTTCCGCATGGACCACTTCCTGGGCAAGTGGGCGGTGGAAAACCTGCTCGCCACCCGCTTTGGCAACCGCTTCCTGGAGCCCGTGTGGCGGGGTGGCCACGTGGACTGGGTGGAGATCACCTACGCCGAAACCCTGGGCCTGGAGGGGCGGGCCGCCTACTACGACAGGGCGGGGGCCTTGAGGGACATGCTCCAGAACCACCTGATCCAGCTCTTTGCCCTCGCGGCCATGGAGCCCCCGGCCAGGCTTTCCCCCGGCTCCCTCCGGGCGAGGAAGCTGGAGGCCTTGCGCGCGGTGCGTCCCATCCCTGAGGGCGCAAAGGGCTTTGCTGCCCGCGGCCAGTACCGAGGCTACCGGGAGGAGGAAGGGGTTCCCAAGGATAGCCGCACCGAGACCTACGCGGCGCTGAAGCTCTACGTGGACGACTGGCGCTTCCAGGGCGTGCCCTTCTACCTGCGGAGCGGCAAGCGCCTAGCCCAGGACAGGGGCTACGTGGCCCTGGCCCTGAGCGCGGTGCCCCAGGGCTGCTTTGGGGAGGTGGGCCGGGGGTATCTGGTCTTTTGGATGAACCCGGAGGTGGGCCTGGACCTCACCCTCTTCGGCAGGTCCCTCGCGGGCGAGGGCCTCGAGCCCCACACCCTCCGCTTCCGCCCCGAGCGGGCGCCCGAGCACACCGCCTACGAGGAGGCCCTCCTCGCGGTCTTCCGGGGCGACCTGGGCCACTTCCCCTCCGAGGAGGAGGTGGAGGCGGCCTGGGCCATCGTGGACCCCGTGCTGCGGGCCTGGCAGGAGGGGGAGCCCGAGGTGTACCCCGAGGGGAGCGAGGGGCCCGCCTCGGCCCAGGGGATCCTGGAGCCCGGCCACGCCTGGCTCCCCCTAGGAGGAAGGGAATGA
- a CDS encoding 6-phosphogluconolactonase: MRVAVYQSPSQALEAALAWLLERLVHASSGALAGGRTPLPLYRALRGIRFRTTLVLSDERWLPPGDRGTNLAQVAEALGPQADHLLPFPLGLPPEEARARMEARLEGLLPLGFALLGVGEDGHTASLFPGHPALESPRLVEVVRDSPKPPPLRLTLTPKALATAEEVLFLALGEAKRKAVLRLIAGEDLPPRRIAAANALLITDQEV; the protein is encoded by the coding sequence ATGAGGGTGGCGGTCTACCAAAGCCCTTCGCAAGCCCTCGAGGCCGCCCTGGCCTGGCTCCTGGAGCGCCTGGTCCACGCCTCAAGCGGGGCCCTCGCCGGGGGAAGGACGCCCCTCCCCCTCTACCGGGCCCTCCGGGGGATCCGGTTCAGGACCACCCTGGTCCTCTCCGACGAGCGCTGGCTTCCCCCCGGGGACCGGGGCACCAACCTCGCCCAGGTGGCCGAGGCCCTGGGCCCCCAGGCCGACCATCTCCTTCCCTTCCCCCTGGGCCTTCCCCCGGAGGAGGCCCGGGCGCGCATGGAGGCGCGCCTAGAGGGCCTCCTCCCCTTAGGCTTCGCCCTCCTCGGGGTGGGGGAGGACGGGCACACGGCAAGCCTCTTTCCGGGCCACCCCGCCCTGGAGAGTCCCCGCCTGGTGGAGGTGGTGCGGGATAGCCCCAAGCCCCCGCCCCTCCGCCTCACCCTGACGCCCAAGGCCCTCGCCACCGCGGAGGAGGTGCTCTTCCTGGCCCTGGGCGAGGCCAAGCGGAAGGCGGTCCTGCGGCTTATTGCCGGGGAGGACCTGCCCCCCCGGCGCATCGCCGCGGCCAACGCCCTCCTCATCACGGACCAGGAGGTCTGA
- a CDS encoding metallophosphoesterase family protein codes for MRVLILSDLHGNVWALRAIVSAVGKVDAVLFAGDAVNYGPSPRGVLSWLKRVGAVAVRGNHDHAAAFGTDPKAAPRKAHLARALLAWTRSALRPEDLAYLRSLPLYLVWAADGTRFALVHGSLQDPLYDYRLDPETGEEALLEAAESLRAEVVVFGHTHLPFVRVIGGKLFVNPGSAGQPLDGDQRASFALYEGGRVRLHRVAYPMEELFRALEGLPLRPEEMGELLELYRKAR; via the coding sequence ATGCGCGTCCTGATCCTGAGCGACCTTCACGGGAACGTCTGGGCCCTGAGGGCCATCGTGTCGGCGGTGGGGAAAGTGGACGCTGTCCTCTTCGCCGGGGACGCGGTCAACTATGGTCCGAGCCCCCGCGGGGTCCTCTCCTGGCTCAAGCGGGTGGGCGCGGTGGCGGTGCGGGGCAACCACGACCACGCGGCCGCCTTCGGCACCGACCCCAAGGCCGCCCCCCGCAAGGCTCATCTGGCGCGGGCCCTTCTGGCGTGGACACGGAGCGCGCTACGGCCGGAGGACCTGGCCTATCTGCGGAGCCTTCCCCTCTACCTTGTCTGGGCCGCCGACGGGACCCGGTTCGCCTTGGTTCACGGGAGCCTCCAGGACCCTCTCTACGACTACCGCCTAGACCCCGAGACAGGGGAGGAAGCGCTCCTGGAGGCGGCGGAGAGCCTCAGGGCAGAGGTAGTGGTCTTCGGCCACACCCACCTGCCCTTCGTGCGCGTCATTGGGGGAAAGCTCTTCGTCAACCCGGGCTCGGCGGGCCAGCCCCTGGACGGAGACCAAAGGGCCAGTTTCGCCCTCTACGAGGGGGGCCGGGTTCGCCTGCACCGGGTGGCCTATCCCATGGAGGAGCTCTTCCGCGCCCTGGAAGGACTCCCCCTGCGGCCAGAAGAGATGGGGGAGCTTCTTGAGCTCTACCGGAAGGCAAGGTGA
- a CDS encoding cation:proton antiporter, producing the protein MDWGIAAIWLGLAVLATLLSTWVRLSVALTEILVGVLAGSLLGKDLLQTGAPWVTFLAGTGSVLLTFLAGAELDPETLRRSWKEAFGIGLVGFLAPFLGAALLAHALLGWASQASWLAGVALSTTSVAVVYAVMLELGLNKTPFGKVILAACFVNDLGTVLALGLLFAPFGGRTVIFALVLLLGLLVLPPGIRRLFARYGGGTYEFEAKVLLLVLFALGAVAVWSGSEAVLPAYLVGMVLAESVGKDHGLLRRLRTLILGLLTPFYFLRAGSLVSLSALLAGFGGFLALLLAKMASKVLGVYPATLAFRYPRRDAAYTTLLMSTGLTFGTISSLYGLSHGIINQDQYSLLVAAVIASAVVPTWIANRFFLPYHRVEEAARLREEVEL; encoded by the coding sequence GCCACCCTGCTTTCCACCTGGGTTCGCCTCTCCGTGGCCCTCACGGAGATCCTGGTGGGCGTGTTGGCGGGGTCCCTCCTGGGAAAGGACCTCCTGCAGACGGGAGCCCCATGGGTGACCTTTCTGGCAGGGACGGGGAGCGTCCTCCTCACCTTCTTGGCCGGGGCGGAGCTGGACCCAGAAACCCTCAGGCGGAGCTGGAAGGAGGCTTTTGGAATTGGCCTAGTGGGCTTCCTCGCGCCGTTCTTGGGCGCTGCTCTTCTGGCCCACGCCCTCTTGGGTTGGGCCAGCCAGGCCAGCTGGCTGGCTGGGGTCGCTCTCTCCACCACCAGCGTGGCCGTGGTCTACGCGGTGATGCTGGAGCTCGGGCTCAATAAGACCCCCTTCGGCAAGGTGATCCTGGCTGCCTGCTTTGTGAACGATCTGGGGACGGTTCTGGCTTTGGGCCTTCTCTTTGCTCCTTTTGGAGGGCGGACGGTGATCTTCGCCCTCGTCCTTCTCCTCGGCCTCCTCGTCCTCCCTCCAGGCATCCGGCGCCTCTTTGCCCGCTACGGCGGGGGTACCTACGAGTTTGAGGCCAAGGTCCTCCTCCTCGTCCTCTTCGCCTTGGGGGCCGTGGCGGTGTGGAGTGGCTCGGAAGCCGTCCTCCCCGCCTATCTCGTTGGCATGGTCCTGGCAGAGAGCGTGGGTAAGGATCACGGCCTTCTTCGGCGCCTAAGAACCCTTATCCTGGGCCTTCTTACCCCCTTCTACTTCCTGCGAGCGGGGAGCCTGGTGAGCCTTTCCGCCCTCTTGGCGGGGTTCGGGGGCTTCCTGGCGCTTCTCCTCGCCAAGATGGCCAGCAAGGTTCTGGGGGTCTATCCCGCTACCCTGGCCTTTCGCTACCCAAGGCGGGACGCCGCCTACACCACCCTACTGATGTCCACAGGTCTCACCTTCGGTACCATTTCCAGCCTCTATGGGCTCAGCCACGGGATTATCAACCAGGACCAGTACTCCCTTCTGGTAGCCGCCGTCATCGCCAGTGCCGTGGTGCCCACCTGGATCGCCAACCGCTTCTTCCTTCCATACCACCGCGTGGAGGAAGCGGCAAGGCTTCGGGAGGAGGTGGAACTGTGA
- a CDS encoding DUF190 domain-containing protein has product MRLAGEAKLLRVFVGESDRYEGRPLYEAIVLEAKRFGLAGASVFKGFMGYGAHSRIHTAKILQLSEDLPVMVEIVDEEDKIRAFLPTLDRLVREGLVTLERVEVVRYLPKEER; this is encoded by the coding sequence ATGCGGCTTGCAGGCGAGGCCAAGCTCCTACGGGTTTTCGTGGGGGAGTCGGACCGGTACGAGGGTAGGCCCCTTTACGAGGCCATCGTCCTCGAGGCCAAGCGCTTCGGCTTGGCCGGAGCCAGCGTCTTCAAGGGCTTCATGGGCTACGGGGCCCACTCCCGCATCCACACCGCCAAGATCCTCCAGCTCTCGGAGGACCTGCCGGTCATGGTGGAGATCGTGGACGAAGAGGACAAGATCCGGGCCTTCCTTCCCACCTTGGACCGGTTGGTGCGGGAGGGGCTCGTCACCCTGGAGCGGGTAGAGGTGGTCCGCTACCTGCCCAAGGAGGAGCGGTGA